In the Candidatus Roizmanbacteria bacterium genome, AGATTCCAAAAACATCTTCACGAGCAATAACTTCACCGGCTGGAACGGCTGATGTGATGGAGGTTCTTGCACCTGTCACATTCAACCCAGCTCATCTAAAGCGAATTGTAGAAAAAATAGGTGGGTGCGTAGTTTGGGGTGGAAAGCTTGGGCTGGCTCCAGCCGATGATGTAATTATTGACGTGGAAGAGGAACTTTCGTTTGAGTCTTTTGACAAAGTCATTATCTCAATAATGGCAAAAAAAGTAGCTGTTGGCGCAAATCACCTTATACTCGATATTCCTGTTGGAAAGACTATGAAAATTCGTCACTATCCCGATGCTGAGAAAATTGCAGATAAATTCAAAGCTCTTGGGAAACGGTTTGGCATTGAAGTAACCACAGATGTGAATGAGTCTCTACAACCATTTGGAAATGGAGTTGGGCCGATGCTCGAAGCACGTGATGTTTTATATGTCTTAGAACAAAATAAAAACCGTCCGATCGGACTTGAGGCAAAAGCATTAAGACTTGCGGGACGTTTACTAGATAGTTGTTACAAAACAGCTAAGGTCCAAAAAAACGGTGAAGACGAAGCCCGACTTCTATTACAGTCTGGAAAAGCATTGTCTAAGTTTAGGGAAATTGTAAAGGAACAGGGAGGAGATTCTGACGTCACCTCGGGCACACTCAAGTTCACCGATCACAAACATGAGGTAAAAGCCGGAAAAAGAGGTAAAATTAAGGCAATTGAGAACTATAATCTCAATACGGTAGCCCGAATTTTAGGAGCACCACATGATATTCAATCAGGAATATATATGCACAAGAAAATCGACCAACATATTGACGCAAGTGAAGTTATTATGACCCTTTATGCTAAAGATTTACACAGACTCAAGGAGGCAGTTGTTACGTTAGAGTCATTTCCAATCTATGAAATCGAAAAATAAAAGTCTCATAATAAGCACCGTCTTAATTTTATTCCTCCTTGCTGGGTTTGGCTATTATGCCGAAGGTTCACTTCCCGTAGATAAAAATGACACCCAGAATCGATTGTTCGTCATTGAACAAGGTCAGGGTCTAAACGCAATTGCCCAGGATCTTGAGAAAGAAGGATTCATTCGAAATAAAATAGTTTTTATTTTAGTGGTTAAACAACTTGGCATTGAGAAAAATATTCAGGCTGGAGACTATCGTCTGCAAAGATCACTTTCCTCTACTGAACTCGCTAAAAGTTTGACAAAAGGCAGTCTTGACCAATGGTTTACCATTATTGAAGGATTAAGAAAAGAAGAGATTGCAGACTTAGTAACTGAGAAGCTTGGCATTCCATCTGCAGACTTCCTTGCGGTTGCGCAAGAAGGCTATCTCTTTCCAGATACATATTTAATTCCGAAAGAGGCCACTTCGGAGACAGTAATCTCAATTATGAAAAATAATTTTAATACGAAATTTACTACCGAGATGAAGGCAAAAGCCATTAAGATAGGGCTTACAGAAAATGAAGTTGTTATTCTTGCGTCATTACTAGAAAGAGAAGCGTTGTATGATGCAGACCGTGGTGAAATTGCAAATATTATGATGAGACGCTTTAAAGAAAAATATCCTCTAGAGATTGACGCATCTGTTCAGTACGCATTGGGGTATCAACCTGAAGAGAAGCGTTGGTGGAAAAAATATGTAACACTTGAGGATTTGAAAATTAAGTCTCCTTTTAACACATATGTAAATACAGGATTACCTCCGACTCCCATCTGTAATCCGAGCAAAGCATCTTTAGATGCAATCGTTAATGCAACTCCCGATACCAAATATTTCTTCTATCTGCATGACTCAACTGGTCGCACTCACTACGCTCGTAACCTTACCGAGCATCAGAGAAATATCGATAAGTACCTCAAATAATATCTACATAGTTCTTAGTTCTTAGTTCTAATATTTAAAATACTATATAACAAAAACATACTTCAATTATTTAAATAATTGAAGCGCCTATAGTAGCTCGATAGTTAGCCGTATCAAGTGAGAAATATATCTATAGTAAGTGTGTCGAAAAGGATTTATGAAGTTATGAGGCTATTATTCGGAATGTTGTACTTCTTCTGTGTTAACCGCACCGCGTCGGAGAATTTCACGTGGTTTGGAACCTTCTGCAACGCCCACATATCCCGCTTCTTGAAGTTCGTCAAGAATTCGTGCTGCACGAGCATACCCGACTTTGAGCTTACGCTGAAGCAGAGAGGCTGACGCCTTGTCGCTCTGATTAACGAGATCGAGCGCTTGGTTGAAA is a window encoding:
- a CDS encoding thymidine phosphorylase; translated protein: MNDNTNQITAIKTIQKKLVGKKLTYKEIYTLMDEIAHHRLSDVLTAYFVASSFKEGFSPDELYYFTKAMVETGTHLKFDGIVADKHSTGGIAGTRTSMIIVPIIAAAGFKIPKTSSRAITSPAGTADVMEVLAPVTFNPAHLKRIVEKIGGCVVWGGKLGLAPADDVIIDVEEELSFESFDKVIISIMAKKVAVGANHLILDIPVGKTMKIRHYPDAEKIADKFKALGKRFGIEVTTDVNESLQPFGNGVGPMLEARDVLYVLEQNKNRPIGLEAKALRLAGRLLDSCYKTAKVQKNGEDEARLLLQSGKALSKFREIVKEQGGDSDVTSGTLKFTDHKHEVKAGKRGKIKAIENYNLNTVARILGAPHDIQSGIYMHKKIDQHIDASEVIMTLYAKDLHRLKEAVVTLESFPIYEIEK
- the mltG gene encoding endolytic transglycosylase MltG, with protein sequence MKSKNKSLIISTVLILFLLAGFGYYAEGSLPVDKNDTQNRLFVIEQGQGLNAIAQDLEKEGFIRNKIVFILVVKQLGIEKNIQAGDYRLQRSLSSTELAKSLTKGSLDQWFTIIEGLRKEEIADLVTEKLGIPSADFLAVAQEGYLFPDTYLIPKEATSETVISIMKNNFNTKFTTEMKAKAIKIGLTENEVVILASLLEREALYDADRGEIANIMMRRFKEKYPLEIDASVQYALGYQPEEKRWWKKYVTLEDLKIKSPFNTYVNTGLPPTPICNPSKASLDAIVNATPDTKYFFYLHDSTGRTHYARNLTEHQRNIDKYLK